Within Treponema primitia ZAS-1, the genomic segment TGTTCCGCCCATCGTAGGAATCCACCCAGGGAGTAAGCTTGGGGTTATAGAAGATGTCCTTAGCCAGGGAGGTGATGCGGCACTCAATATACCGGGCCGCGGAAGCTTCGTCCCCGGTATAGATGTTCCCAAAGTTCCCCTGGCGGTCAATGAAAAAATCCTTATTCGCCAACACCACCAGGGCTGACCCGATCGAAGCATCACCATGGGGGTGGTACTTCATGCAGGCCCCAACTACGTTGGCCACCTTGTGGTACTTACCGTCATCCATCTCAAAGAGGGTGTGGATGATGCGCCGCTGAACCGGCTTCAATCCATCCTCAAGATCCGGAATAGCCCGGTCCTTGATAACGTAGGAAGCGTATTCCAAAAAGTTTCTGTCGAAGAGGTTTTTTACGTAAGCCATTTATACCATTACCCCGCGTTGTCTATTAAATTTTTCATAATATAGTCCCGGCGTTCCGGGGTGTTTTTTCCCATATAGAAGTTGAGTACCTGGGGCACCGCTTTTAGGGTGCTTATCGATACAGGAACCAGCCGTATATCCTCGCCGATAAACTGGCCGAATTCCTTGGGGCTTATTTCTCCCAATCCTTTGAATCGGGTTACTTCACTCTGACTGCCTAAGCTGGTGGTGGCGTCATCCCGTTCCTTTTCGTTGTAGCAGTACCGGGTCTCCTTCTTTGTCCGTACCCGGAAAAGTGGGGTCTCCAGAATAAATACCCTGCCGCTGGTAACCAGTTCCTCAAAGTAGGAAAGGAAAAAGGTGAGCAGGAGGTTGCGGATATGGAAGCCGTCAAAGTCCGCATCCGTGGCGATAACGATCTTCGCATAACGGAGGCCGGAGACATCGCTTTCGATGCCCAGGGCCATCATCATATTGTACAACTCTTCGTTTTTGTAGATCGCCGCCCGTTTTTTACCGTACATATTTTCTATCTTTCCGCGGAGGGAAAAGAGGGCCTGGGTCATCACATCCCTGCTTGAAACCATGGACCCCGAGGCGGAATCTCCCTCGGTAAGAAAGAGCATGGTGTTTTCCCCCTTATCACCGTCCTCAAGATGGAACTTACAGTCCTTCAGTTTTGGTATCTTCAGGGTAATTTTTTTGGCCGCTTCCCGGGCTTCCTTCTTGACCACATTGAGCTCGGTCCGCAGTTTTTCGTTGGCGATAATCTTCAGTTCCAGTTTCTTGGCGGCCTCGCCGTTCTTGTGGAGCCAGTCCTCCACCGCATCCTTAACCTCCTGAACTACCCAGCCGCGTATATCCGAGTTCCCCAGCTTGTTCTTGGTTTGACTTTCGAATACCGGGCTTTTTAGTTTTACTGCGATTGCTGCGGTTGTTCCCTCCCGTATATCCTCACTGCGATAATCCTTCTTGAAAAAAGTCTGTATACCCTTGAGAAACCCTTCCTTAAAAGCGGAAAGGTGGGTTCCCCCGTCGGAGGTGAACTGGCCGTTCACAAAGGAAAAGTATTCCTCCCCGTAGTGATTGTCCCCCGAGGCATGGGTAAAGGCAAACTCCAAATGTTCTCCCTTATAGTAACCGATGGGATAGATACCGTCATCACCGATTTCTTCTGTAAGAAGATCGTGGAGACCATGTTGGGATATATAGGATTTGCCGTTGAGGTTAAGGGTAAGGCCCGTGTTGAGGTAGGCGTAGTTCTGCATACGCCGCTCGATAAATTCCAGGTTGAACTGGTACTCCCCAAAGATATCCGCATCCGGGGTAAACTCCACATAGGTGCCGTCCTTTTGCTTGTCCTTCAGCTTTCCCTTCCGCTGGGATTTCAGGGCGCCCCGTTCAAAAACGGCTTCGGCATATTGGCCGTCACGAAAGGCAAGTACGCGGAAGTGGGAAGACAGGGCGTTCACCGCCTTGGTACCAACGCCGTTTAACCCCACGGAAAATTGGAACACATCATCGTTATACTTCGCCCCGGTATTGATCACCGAAACACATTCCACCAGCTTTCCCAGTGGGATACCCCGGCCATAGTCCCGTATCCTTGCGCTGCCATCCTTAACCGACACCTCAATGAGTTTTCCGTTTCCCATGATGAACTCGTCGATGCCGTTATCAATAACTTCCTTGAGGAGTACATAGATGCCGTCATCGGGGTTGGATCCATCCCCCAGGCGGCCTATATACATACCGGTCCGCAGACGGATGTGTTCCAGGGAGGACAGGGTCTTTATTTTAGACTCGTCGTAAACCCCTGCGCCCCCTCCCTTAGCGGACGCCTTAGCAGGGGCCTTAAGCGCCGTCTTCGTTGAAGGCGATGCTTTTGCCGCCTGTGCTTTTAGCTCCGCCGCCCGTGCGGCCAGACCTGTTTTCGGTTTGTCGGATTTTTTTGCTTGTACTTTTGCCACAATGATTCCCTATATTTCCATCAATTTTTGTATACGCCGGTTCGACTCTTCAATCTGTTTTTCCAAACCGGTAATAGCATCCTCACTGGCGGCAATACGCTGCCGGTGAGCTGTTATAGACTTTTCCATCCTGTCTATGCCATCCCTGGCCTCATCGATAAGCAGGGATGCCCGCAGTTTCTCAATACTCGCGTCATATTCGGCTATTTCTTCCCGCAGCTTCCGGATCTTTTCCAGGGTGACCTTATTCTCATCCCGTAACAAGGCTCTTTCCGTTATTTGCAACGAAGTTTCCCGCGCAGCGGACTCATCCTCTACTGTATCGGCGAAATGGGCGCCGAAGCGTACATATAAGCCATGGAGCTGTTCCCTGGCGTGGATAATATGCCGTTCCAGGTCCTTGGTTTTTTTTACCGGGCTGATAGTCCGGGGAGGGTCGCTGCCCTCCGAGCCGAGAGCGTCTTTTATTTTTCGCCGCTCACTCCGCATCTGGCTAAGGGATTGGCCAAGTTCCGTAAGTTCCTGCCGTATAGTGAAAACCGGATCTAAAATTTCTACGATAAGAGGATTATCCTGATCCTCCGCCATTTCCTGGATATCCGGGGAGGAGAATTTTTCTCCCGCCGCTATATAAACCCGCTCCAAGCTGGCTTGGCTCTTTGATATCATCGAACGGAGCACCATCCCCTGGGTATTATTACCAATCCAGGTAAAAATATTTACATGTTTCCCCTCATCAAGTTCCCGCTGCCGATCTTCCAGGGACTGAATCTTCTGAATCAAGGTATCCGCCTGTCCTTTGAAAAACGCCGCTACATCGGTTTCAATGACAGCCACCCCTAAACGGGCGTATAGTACCGATAATTCCTTGTTTTTTGAAGAATTTATCTTCTCTTTCTCGCTTATTTCCCCTTCCAAATCCTTCAAACGAAGAATATCCGCTTCTATAATTCTGATACTTTCTTCCGAATCGGAGATTTCTCCGAGAATACGATGATATTCCCCTACTTCTCCGGCAAAATACCCTTCCCCTTCCCTATCCAAGCGGGTAAGAAGGTTTTCTCCGAGTTTTTCCAATATTCCGTTTACGGTTCCTTCGGTTTCCCGCCGCTTTTCTTCCAGTTCCCGGATCGATTTTTTTCTTTCATCCATGTATTTACTATACGCTTAGACATTTTTCTTGACAATCCGCCCTTACCGATTCATGATAGACTTGTCGAAAATACATCAAGGAGAGTGTCATGAGTTATACCACGGATCTTATCAAAAATGTCACCATAGCCGGCCATGGTGGGACCGGTAAAACAACCCTTTTTGAACGGCTTCTCTTTGCCGGTAACGCACTGCCTAAGCCCGAAACCGTCGAATCCGGAAAGACCGTGGGGGACTCCAGCCCGGAAGAAATTGAACGAAAGATATCCATCCATGCCGCATTGGCCCATATTGATCGGAATGGTAAGAAAATCAATATTTTTGATACCCCCGGATCTTCGGATTTTATCGGGGACGTGATCCTCACTTTCCGCGCCTCGGAATTTGCCGTTCTGACCGTAGATGGCCGTTCCGGTGTCCAGATTGAGACGGTCAAGCTTTGGCGCAATCTGGAGGGCCGCAAAAAGCCTCGGGGTTTCTATATTACCAAGTTGGACGAAGAGCGGGCCGATTTTAACAAGGTCCTGATTGATATAAAAGAAAAATTCAAGGTTGATCCGGTACCTTTAAGCCTGCCCATGGGTGCAGGCCCCGCCTTTACCGGGGTTATCGACGTATTGCATGAAAAGGCCTGGTTTATTGACCAGGGTGGGGGTTTAGAAAAAGAGGGGGCCATCCCCGCTGAGTTTAAGGAAGCCGTCGCTGCCGCCCGGGAACGGCTTATTGAAGCCGCCGCTGAGGGGGATGACAACCTAATGGAGCATTATATCAATAAGGGCGCCCTGGAAGCGGAGGAAATTTACAAGGGACTTATCGAGGCCCTGGCGGATCATAAGATAATTCCCGCCTTTGCCGGGTCGGCTCTTAAAAATTCCGGCCTTGTGCCCTTCCTGGATTTTCTCGCCGAAGTCAGTCCCACCCCCAATACTGCCAAGGATTTGGTTCTGGATGGAGAAGGAAATCAAAAAGAAATACCTATCGATTCGGATAAACCCCTTTCCGCCCTGGTTATTAAGACCACCTACGACCAGTTTTCGGGCAAACTGTCCTGGATCAAGGTTATTACGGGCAAGCTGGCCGCCGAATCGGAGGCCTATAATGTTTCGGAAAACAAAAAAGAGCGGATAGGCAAATTATATACCTGTGTAGGAAAAAAACTGGAGGAGGTGAAGGAATTTTTCGCCGGAGATGTGGGGATCGTATCTAAATCACCGACCCTCAGAACGAATGATACCATCAGCGCCGTCGATTCGGCGTTCAAGTTTCTGTCCCTGCGGCTTCCCGAACCGGTCCATTCGGTGGCGGTTAATGCGGCGGCTAAAAAAGATGACGATAAGCTTGGGGAATTCCTCGTCCGGGCGGCGGATGAAGACCATACGTTCCGCTATCAGTTTAATGTGGAAACTAAGGAGACGGTAATCTCCGGTATGGGCGAGCTCCAGGTGAATATTATTTTAGACAAGATAAAGCAAAATCAGAAGATAGAAGTGGAAACCCACATTCCCCGGGTAGCCTACCGGGAAACCATTACCAAAAAGTCCAACGCCGAATATACCCACAAAAAGCAAACCGGCGGCCATGGCCAGTACGGTAAGGTACTGCTGGAAATTGCCCCCCTCAAGCGGGGTGAAAATTATCAGTTTGTTAACGCCATCTTTGGCGGATCCATCCCAAAGAACTATATCCCCGGAGTTGAGAAGGGGGTCGTGGAGGGGATGGCTGCGGGTACCATGGCGGGCTATCCCGTGGTGGACGTGGAAGTTAAGATTGTTGATGGTAAATACCACCCCGTAGATTCTTCGGAATTGGCCTTTAAACTCGCCGCCCGGAACGCCTTTCGGGAAGCCATGCGCCAGGCCGCCCCTACCCTGCTGGAACCCGTGAATAACCTTACGGTCTTTGTGGAAGATAAATATCTGGGGGATGTTATGTCCGATCTTTCGAGTAAACGGGGGAAGATCCTCGGACAGGATTCACTGGGCGGCGGTATCGAAGAGATCCGCGCCCAGGTTCCCCTGGCGGAACTGTTGCGCTACTCCATAGACCTGCGCTCCATCACCAGCGGCACCGGCTCCTTCAGCGTGGGGTTTGACCACTACGCGCCCATATCAGGCCGTATCGCCGAAGATGTGATCAAAGCATCGGAGGCCTTCAGGGTGAAGGAAGAGGAGGAGTAAAAACCCCTACTACCCTTTCCGCCCGGAGATAGGCGCATAGCCAAGACGTTTCTGAACGCACTTATAGGCTGGCCGTATTATCTTGCCGCCGGATACTATTTCCTCCATGCGGTGGGCGCACCAGCCTGCCACACGGCTTACCGCGAAGATAGGAGTATAGAGTTCTTCCGGTATGCCCAACATGCCGT encodes:
- a CDS encoding DNA topoisomerase IV subunit B, producing MKTLSSLEHIRLRTGMYIGRLGDGSNPDDGIYVLLKEVIDNGIDEFIMGNGKLIEVSVKDGSARIRDYGRGIPLGKLVECVSVINTGAKYNDDVFQFSVGLNGVGTKAVNALSSHFRVLAFRDGQYAEAVFERGALKSQRKGKLKDKQKDGTYVEFTPDADIFGEYQFNLEFIERRMQNYAYLNTGLTLNLNGKSYISQHGLHDLLTEEIGDDGIYPIGYYKGEHLEFAFTHASGDNHYGEEYFSFVNGQFTSDGGTHLSAFKEGFLKGIQTFFKKDYRSEDIREGTTAAIAVKLKSPVFESQTKNKLGNSDIRGWVVQEVKDAVEDWLHKNGEAAKKLELKIIANEKLRTELNVVKKEAREAAKKITLKIPKLKDCKFHLEDGDKGENTMLFLTEGDSASGSMVSSRDVMTQALFSLRGKIENMYGKKRAAIYKNEELYNMMMALGIESDVSGLRYAKIVIATDADFDGFHIRNLLLTFFLSYFEELVTSGRVFILETPLFRVRTKKETRYCYNEKERDDATTSLGSQSEVTRFKGLGEISPKEFGQFIGEDIRLVPVSISTLKAVPQVLNFYMGKNTPERRDYIMKNLIDNAG
- the fusA gene encoding elongation factor G; protein product: MSYTTDLIKNVTIAGHGGTGKTTLFERLLFAGNALPKPETVESGKTVGDSSPEEIERKISIHAALAHIDRNGKKINIFDTPGSSDFIGDVILTFRASEFAVLTVDGRSGVQIETVKLWRNLEGRKKPRGFYITKLDEERADFNKVLIDIKEKFKVDPVPLSLPMGAGPAFTGVIDVLHEKAWFIDQGGGLEKEGAIPAEFKEAVAAARERLIEAAAEGDDNLMEHYINKGALEAEEIYKGLIEALADHKIIPAFAGSALKNSGLVPFLDFLAEVSPTPNTAKDLVLDGEGNQKEIPIDSDKPLSALVIKTTYDQFSGKLSWIKVITGKLAAESEAYNVSENKKERIGKLYTCVGKKLEEVKEFFAGDVGIVSKSPTLRTNDTISAVDSAFKFLSLRLPEPVHSVAVNAAAKKDDDKLGEFLVRAADEDHTFRYQFNVETKETVISGMGELQVNIILDKIKQNQKIEVETHIPRVAYRETITKKSNAEYTHKKQTGGHGQYGKVLLEIAPLKRGENYQFVNAIFGGSIPKNYIPGVEKGVVEGMAAGTMAGYPVVDVEVKIVDGKYHPVDSSELAFKLAARNAFREAMRQAAPTLLEPVNNLTVFVEDKYLGDVMSDLSSKRGKILGQDSLGGGIEEIRAQVPLAELLRYSIDLRSITSGTGSFSVGFDHYAPISGRIAEDVIKASEAFRVKEEEE